Proteins from a genomic interval of Youhaiella tibetensis:
- a CDS encoding ATP-dependent Clp protease proteolytic subunit yields MRDMMQLVPMVIEQSSRGERSFDIYSRLLRERIIFVNGQVEDQMAALICAQLLFLESENPAKEIALYINSPGGVVTAGLSIYDTMQFIKSPVATLCMGSAYSMGSFLLMAGEPGRRVALPNASILVHQPSGGYQGQVTDVLIHAEESRRVKRRMYEAYMRHCGRSYEEVEAALERDRYMTPEQACEWGLIDHVYTNREDLGLPLAPNPAG; encoded by the coding sequence ATGCGCGACATGATGCAGCTCGTCCCTATGGTCATCGAACAATCCAGCCGCGGCGAGCGTTCGTTCGATATCTATTCACGGCTCCTGCGTGAGCGGATCATTTTCGTGAACGGCCAGGTCGAGGACCAGATGGCGGCGCTGATCTGCGCGCAGCTGCTGTTTCTCGAATCGGAAAACCCGGCCAAGGAAATCGCGCTCTACATCAACTCGCCGGGCGGAGTGGTGACGGCGGGACTCTCGATCTACGACACCATGCAGTTCATCAAGAGCCCGGTGGCGACGCTGTGCATGGGGTCGGCCTATTCGATGGGCTCGTTCCTGCTGATGGCGGGCGAACCGGGGCGACGCGTGGCGCTGCCCAATGCCTCGATCCTCGTCCATCAGCCTTCCGGCGGCTACCAGGGACAGGTGACGGATGTGCTTATCCATGCCGAGGAGAGCCGGCGGGTGAAGCGGCGGATGTACGAGGCCTATATGCGCCATTGCGGACGCAGCTACGAGGAAGTGGAAGCCGCGCTCGAGCGCGACCGCTACATGACGCCCGAGCAGGCCTGCGAATGGGGGCTGATCGACCATGTCTACACCAATCGCGAGGACCTCGGCCTGCCCCTGGCACCCAACCCGGCCGGCTAG
- a CDS encoding SRPBCC family protein, whose product MTLEVSDDKDVMFEGALDAAPEKVWRALTVPEIVSAWLLPAARNDGGLKLDGSPEGLPQVDCQVIEADAPNLLRYRWRAEGERESVVTFELTPITGGTWLRLTHEAAIVLVAANGNTPVMRAAA is encoded by the coding sequence ATGACCCTGGAAGTTTCGGACGACAAGGATGTCATGTTCGAAGGCGCCCTCGATGCGGCGCCCGAGAAGGTCTGGAGGGCGCTGACGGTCCCCGAGATCGTGAGCGCCTGGCTGCTGCCGGCGGCGCGGAACGATGGCGGCCTCAAGCTCGACGGCAGCCCCGAGGGCCTGCCTCAGGTCGATTGCCAGGTGATCGAGGCGGATGCGCCCAACCTGCTGCGCTATCGCTGGCGGGCGGAGGGAGAGCGGGAGAGCGTGGTGACGTTCGAGTTGACCCCGATTACCGGGGGGACCTGGCTGCGCCTCACCCACGAGGCGGCCATCGTGCTGGTGGCGGCAAACGGCAATACGCCGGTGATGCGCGCCGCCGCATAG
- a CDS encoding ArsR/SmtB family transcription factor, with translation MNEAEVFRALADPTRRAVFERLASGEQNATQLREGFAISQPAMSQHLAVLREAGLVAEQRVGRHVNYSVRPEGLAPLADWMERYRAFWPGRIEKLKDLLKEMDQ, from the coding sequence ATGAACGAAGCAGAAGTTTTCCGGGCGCTGGCGGACCCGACGCGCCGGGCCGTGTTCGAGCGGCTGGCAAGCGGCGAGCAGAACGCGACGCAGTTGCGCGAGGGTTTCGCCATCTCCCAGCCAGCCATGTCCCAGCACCTGGCGGTGCTGCGGGAGGCGGGCCTGGTGGCCGAGCAACGCGTGGGCCGGCACGTCAACTACAGCGTGCGCCCGGAAGGGCTGGCGCCGCTGGCCGACTGGATGGAGCGCTACCGCGCCTTCTGGCCCGGCCGCATCGAAAAACTCAAGGACCTCCTCAAGGAGATGGACCAATGA
- the rbfA gene encoding 30S ribosome-binding factor RbfA: protein MNRGPKPTGPTQRMLRVGELVRHALASFFARDEIEDETLTGAVITVPEVRMTPDLKIANAYVMPLGGDRAEEIVAALNRHHRFIRGRIAPSLDLKFAPDLKFFVDDTFEEASRIDALLRSERVQRDLHEDDDQEPDSD, encoded by the coding sequence ATGAACCGCGGACCCAAACCCACCGGACCCACCCAGCGCATGCTGCGCGTCGGCGAACTCGTGCGCCACGCCCTGGCGAGCTTTTTCGCGCGCGATGAAATCGAGGACGAGACGCTGACCGGCGCCGTCATCACCGTGCCCGAAGTGCGCATGACGCCGGACCTCAAGATCGCCAACGCCTATGTCATGCCGCTCGGCGGCGACCGGGCCGAGGAAATCGTGGCGGCGCTCAACCGGCACCACCGCTTCATCCGCGGCCGGATTGCGCCGAGCCTGGACCTCAAATTCGCGCCCGATCTCAAGTTCTTCGTCGACGACACCTTCGAGGAAGCCAGCCGCATCGATGCGCTGCTGCGTTCCGAACGCGTGCAGCGTGACCTGCACGAAGACGACGACCAAGAACCCGATAGCGACTGA
- the truB gene encoding tRNA pseudouridine(55) synthase TruB, translated as MNQIKRVKRDVSGWVVLDKPYDMTSTEAVGKVRWLFAARKGGHAGTLDPLATGILPIALGEATKTVPQVQDGRKVYRFTVKWGEATATDDAEGAVTETSPVRPDAAAVEAVLARFTGTIEQVPPAFSAIKVDGERAYDLARAGETVELAARQITIEELRLIEHGADQSSFEVACQKGTYVRALARDIARSLGTVAHVIKLHRAAVGPFSDADAVTIEALEAAAEGEARDALLRPVWAGLAGIPEIRLDPHQANAVRHGNPVLLTGATAPVALDEAWASFKGVAVATGHVEAGQFHPRRVIL; from the coding sequence ATGAACCAGATCAAGCGGGTGAAGCGGGACGTCTCGGGTTGGGTCGTTCTCGACAAGCCCTACGACATGACCTCCACCGAGGCCGTCGGCAAGGTGCGCTGGCTCTTTGCCGCCAGGAAGGGCGGCCATGCCGGCACGCTCGATCCCCTCGCCACCGGCATCCTGCCCATCGCGCTCGGCGAGGCCACCAAGACCGTTCCGCAGGTCCAGGACGGCCGCAAGGTCTACCGGTTCACCGTCAAATGGGGTGAAGCCACCGCCACCGACGACGCCGAGGGCGCGGTGACCGAAACCTCGCCCGTCCGCCCCGATGCGGCCGCCGTCGAGGCAGTGCTAGCGCGCTTCACCGGCACCATCGAGCAGGTCCCGCCCGCCTTTTCGGCCATCAAGGTCGATGGCGAGCGCGCCTATGACCTCGCAAGGGCAGGCGAGACGGTGGAACTGGCGGCCCGCCAGATCACCATCGAGGAACTGCGCCTCATCGAGCACGGGGCCGACCAGTCGAGCTTCGAGGTCGCCTGCCAGAAGGGCACCTATGTCCGGGCCCTGGCACGCGACATCGCCCGCAGTCTGGGCACCGTGGCCCATGTGATAAAGCTCCACCGCGCCGCGGTCGGCCCCTTTTCCGATGCCGACGCGGTGACCATCGAGGCCCTTGAGGCCGCTGCCGAAGGCGAGGCGCGCGATGCGCTGCTGCGCCCGGTCTGGGCCGGGCTGGCGGGCATTCCCGAGATCAGGCTCGATCCCCACCAGGCCAATGCCGTCCGCCACGGCAATCCGGTGCTGCTCACCGGCGCCACGGCGCCCGTGGCGCTCGATGAGGCTTGGGCGAGCTTCAAGGGTGTCGCCGTGGCTACCGGTCACGTCGAGGCGGGGCAGTTCCACCCGCGGCGGGTCATTCTCTAG
- a CDS encoding serine hydrolase yields the protein MKNLILAAFAAMTILIGGGAAVARNVDEDKAVIEMLLGETPVTAESFTPGFLEAVPLEKVREVLKAASEQIGPVVSIKALDEVYRVTTATHEMDVLLTRDAKGRISGLLLHPPVALNKSLAELADELGALPGEVAYLVTRNGEVLASRDADKPLAVGSAFKLGILAALNDRIAAGKAHWSDTVELEARQVSLPSGILQTFAVGSPLTLSTLATLMISISDNTATDVLLDYVGREAVAAKLGTEFVLKTREVFLLKGNKALRERFLGADLAGKRALADEMDGQTVRMADVEMNPHDQGIEWYVPLERLCALASTVKGLDAMRANPGLANKRDWAQVSYKGGSEVGVLNMTTAALAKDGDLYCVAFTWNGEDALKEADAAAPYGAILGLLARE from the coding sequence ATGAAGAACCTGATCCTGGCGGCATTCGCCGCGATGACGATTTTGATTGGCGGGGGTGCAGCGGTGGCTCGCAATGTTGATGAAGACAAGGCGGTGATCGAGATGTTGCTCGGTGAAACGCCTGTAACGGCAGAGAGTTTCACGCCGGGCTTCCTCGAGGCGGTGCCTCTCGAAAAGGTGCGCGAGGTGCTCAAGGCCGCCAGCGAGCAGATCGGGCCGGTGGTGTCCATCAAGGCGCTGGACGAGGTCTATCGCGTCACGACGGCGACCCACGAGATGGACGTGCTGCTGACGCGCGACGCCAAGGGGCGCATTTCTGGCCTGCTGCTGCACCCGCCGGTGGCGCTCAACAAGAGCCTGGCCGAACTGGCGGACGAACTGGGGGCGCTGCCGGGCGAAGTGGCCTATCTGGTGACGCGAAACGGGGAAGTCCTTGCCAGCCGGGATGCGGACAAGCCGCTGGCGGTGGGCTCGGCCTTCAAGCTCGGGATCCTCGCCGCGCTCAACGACAGGATCGCGGCCGGAAAGGCCCACTGGTCGGACACGGTCGAACTGGAGGCGCGCCAGGTCTCGCTGCCCAGCGGCATCCTCCAGACCTTTGCGGTAGGCTCCCCGCTCACGCTTTCGACGCTGGCGACCCTGATGATCTCGATCAGCGACAATACCGCGACCGACGTGCTGCTCGACTATGTGGGACGCGAGGCGGTGGCGGCGAAGCTGGGCACCGAATTCGTGCTCAAGACGCGCGAAGTGTTCCTGCTCAAGGGGAACAAGGCCCTGCGCGAGCGGTTCCTCGGCGCCGATCTCGCCGGCAAGCGCGCGCTGGCCGATGAGATGGATGGGCAGACGGTGCGGATGGCCGACGTCGAAATGAACCCCCACGACCAGGGCATCGAATGGTACGTGCCGCTCGAGCGGCTCTGCGCGCTGGCCAGCACGGTCAAGGGGCTGGACGCCATGCGGGCCAACCCGGGCCTCGCCAACAAGCGTGACTGGGCGCAGGTCAGCTACAAGGGCGGCAGCGAGGTGGGCGTCCTCAACATGACCACGGCGGCCCTCGCCAAGGACGGGGACCTCTATTGCGTGGCCTTCACCTGGAATGGCGAGGACGCACTCAAGGAAGCGGACGCGGCGGCGCCCTATGGCGCCATCCTGGGGCTGCTGGCTAGAGAATGA
- a CDS encoding sensor histidine kinase, whose translation MTQKRPVLPALRKKGDPKPLPIAAYLFILAFITLAPAFIFSAILLQRNNDAQGEVVRALTLATSQAVAQAIDRQVESMTTTLKVLATNPALANGDYAGVHARAVEALAGTGSYLVVLDPSFQQLLNTRQPFGTPLPKTANPRAAAEALATDAPVVSNVFVGANSRDWVFNVLLRYQLRDGSYLALALNEVSQNLASALQSRQLPDGWNIAVVDEDNRVLAASDASELSPGDPFLQAEDGQFGQNGRWTDEVVAGQQFVTVAAEPTAASWRVVAWAPRQVIEKPLNEAVLSLVLGGLMLAALIVALVVWISQQINRSVRGLADDAKRLGAGQDVAARNYPVAEIAQVSDAIGDASRRRRKAESEVRFLMRELAHRSKNQMTVIAAMAKQTARNATSVSQFVTSFERRIFGLARSTDLLLASGMTGVDLKDILTGQIEPFRPQDPARVSIEGPPLMLNTQASQIVGMAAHELATNAVKYGAFAEETGRLEVSWRILGDAVDLVWREHVTTKRRRSARTGFGTTVLNSMVGGSLGADVTRTLHRDGIEWRFVIPLEALNPNRRPDEPLAPKREEAEPAEALEPPGD comes from the coding sequence ATGACCCAAAAACGACCGGTTCTGCCGGCCCTGCGGAAAAAGGGCGATCCCAAGCCGCTACCCATCGCCGCTTACCTTTTCATACTTGCCTTCATAACCCTGGCGCCGGCCTTCATCTTTTCGGCCATCCTCCTCCAGCGCAACAACGACGCGCAGGGCGAGGTGGTGCGCGCTCTGACCCTGGCCACCAGCCAGGCCGTGGCGCAGGCGATCGACCGGCAGGTCGAATCGATGACCACCACCCTCAAGGTTCTCGCCACCAACCCGGCGCTGGCCAATGGCGACTATGCCGGGGTGCATGCGCGCGCGGTCGAGGCCCTGGCCGGCACCGGCTCCTACCTGGTGGTGCTCGATCCGAGCTTCCAGCAATTGCTCAATACCCGCCAGCCGTTCGGGACGCCCTTGCCCAAGACCGCCAATCCGCGCGCCGCCGCCGAAGCGCTCGCCACCGATGCGCCGGTCGTCTCCAACGTCTTCGTGGGCGCCAATTCGCGCGACTGGGTCTTCAACGTCCTGCTGCGCTACCAGCTGCGCGATGGCAGTTACCTCGCCCTGGCGCTCAACGAAGTCTCCCAGAACCTCGCTTCCGCCCTCCAGTCCCGGCAATTGCCCGATGGCTGGAACATCGCCGTGGTCGATGAGGACAACCGCGTCCTTGCCGCCTCGGACGCTTCCGAACTTTCCCCAGGCGACCCGTTCCTCCAGGCCGAGGACGGCCAGTTCGGCCAGAACGGGCGCTGGACCGACGAGGTCGTGGCGGGCCAGCAATTCGTGACCGTCGCCGCCGAACCCACGGCTGCCTCCTGGCGCGTTGTCGCCTGGGCCCCGCGCCAGGTCATCGAGAAGCCGCTCAACGAGGCCGTGCTCTCCCTGGTGCTGGGCGGGCTGATGCTGGCCGCGCTCATCGTTGCGCTGGTGGTCTGGATTTCCCAGCAGATCAACCGGTCCGTCCGGGGCCTCGCCGACGATGCCAAGCGGCTCGGTGCCGGCCAGGACGTGGCGGCGCGCAACTACCCGGTCGCCGAGATCGCCCAGGTCTCCGATGCCATTGGCGATGCCTCGCGCCGCCGCCGCAAGGCCGAGAGCGAGGTGCGCTTCCTCATGCGCGAGTTGGCCCACCGCTCCAAGAACCAGATGACGGTGATCGCCGCCATGGCCAAGCAGACGGCGCGCAACGCCACCTCGGTCAGCCAGTTCGTGACCAGCTTCGAGCGCCGTATCTTCGGTCTCGCCCGCTCCACGGACCTGCTGCTTGCCTCGGGCATGACCGGCGTCGATCTCAAGGACATCCTGACCGGCCAGATCGAGCCCTTCCGGCCCCAGGACCCGGCCCGCGTCTCCATCGAAGGCCCGCCCCTCATGCTCAACACCCAGGCCTCCCAGATCGTGGGCATGGCCGCCCACGAGCTGGCCACCAACGCCGTCAAGTACGGGGCCTTCGCTGAGGAGACCGGCAGGCTCGAGGTCAGCTGGCGCATCCTGGGCGACGCGGTGGACCTGGTCTGGCGCGAGCACGTGACCACCAAGCGCCGCCGCTCGGCGCGCACCGGCTTCGGCACCACCGTGCTCAACTCCATGGTCGGCGGTTCCCTGGGCGCCGACGTCACCCGCACGCTCCATCGCGACGGCATCGAATGGCGCTTCGTCATTCCGCTCGAGGCCCTCAACCCCAACCGGCGCCCCGACGAGCCTCTGGCCCCCAAGCGCGAAGAGGCCGAGCCGGCCGAGGCGCTCGAGCCGCCCGGCGACTGA
- the rpsO gene encoding 30S ribosomal protein S15: protein MSITAERKAALIKEYATKKDDTGSPEVQVAILSERIANLTEHFKTHGKDNHSRRGLLKLVSLRRRLLDYVKNVDEARYKSLIERLGLRR, encoded by the coding sequence ATGTCGATCACTGCCGAGCGCAAGGCCGCTCTGATCAAGGAATATGCGACCAAGAAGGACGACACCGGTTCGCCCGAAGTCCAGGTCGCCATCCTCTCCGAGCGCATTGCCAACCTCACCGAACACTTCAAGACCCACGGCAAGGACAACCATTCCCGCCGCGGTCTGCTCAAGCTTGTTTCGCTCCGTCGCCGTCTGCTCGACTACGTCAAGAACGTCGATGAAGCCCGTTACAAGAGCCTGATCGAACGGCTCGGTCTGCGCCGCTAA
- the pnp gene encoding polyribonucleotide nucleotidyltransferase, which translates to MFFNTHKVELNWGGQPLTLETGKVARQADGAVVATLGETVVLATVVSAKSAKPGQDFFPLTVNYQEKYFAAGKIPGGYFKREGRPTEAETLTSRLIDRPIRPLFPDGYKNETQVIVTVLQHDMENAPDVLAMVAASAALTISGVPFMGPIGAARVGYIDGEYVLNTPIDKRVDSKLDLVMAGTADAVLMVESEAQELSEEVMLGAVMFGHEASRKVIEAIIKLAEQAAKDPRDFVAPDYSALEKDVLAVAESDLRAAYQITKKEDRYAAVDAAKAKVKEHFAQAIEDGTVSAEALGEVIHNLQAKIVRWNILDTGKRIDGRDLVTVRPIVAEVGILPRTHGSALFTRGETQALVVATLGTGDDEQFVDSLEGTDKVNFMLHYNFPPYSVGETGRMGSPGRREIGHGKLAWRAINPIRPKAEEFPYTIRVVSEITESNGSSSMATVCGTSLALMDAGVPMKKPVAGIAMGLILEGERYAVLSDILGDEDHLGDMDFKVAGTADGVTSLQMDIKIAGITEEIMKVALGQAKGGREHILGEMAKAITSSRDSVGEFAPRIESITIPTDKIREVIGSGGKVIREIVEKTGAKVDINDDGTVKVSSSDGKAIDAAIKWIRSITDEPEVGHIYQGTVVKTADFGAFVNFFGAKDGLVHISQLADQRVAKTTDVVKEGDKVWVKLLGFDERGKVRLSMKVVDQATGKEIAKEETPAAE; encoded by the coding sequence ATGTTCTTCAATACCCACAAAGTGGAACTCAACTGGGGTGGTCAGCCGCTGACGCTCGAGACGGGCAAGGTTGCCCGCCAGGCCGATGGCGCGGTGGTCGCAACCCTGGGTGAGACCGTGGTGCTGGCCACCGTCGTGTCGGCCAAGTCGGCCAAGCCGGGCCAGGACTTCTTCCCGCTGACGGTCAACTACCAGGAAAAATACTTCGCCGCCGGCAAGATCCCGGGTGGCTATTTCAAGCGCGAAGGTCGCCCGACCGAAGCCGAGACGCTGACCTCGCGCCTCATCGACCGTCCGATCCGCCCGCTCTTCCCCGATGGCTACAAGAACGAGACCCAGGTCATCGTCACCGTTCTCCAGCATGACATGGAGAACGCACCGGACGTGCTGGCCATGGTCGCCGCCTCGGCCGCCCTCACCATTTCCGGCGTGCCCTTCATGGGCCCGATCGGCGCCGCCCGCGTCGGCTATATCGATGGCGAGTACGTGCTCAACACCCCCATCGACAAGCGCGTCGATTCCAAGCTCGACCTCGTCATGGCCGGCACTGCCGACGCCGTGCTGATGGTTGAATCGGAAGCCCAGGAACTCTCCGAAGAGGTGATGCTCGGCGCCGTCATGTTCGGCCATGAAGCGTCCCGCAAGGTCATCGAAGCCATCATCAAGCTGGCCGAGCAGGCTGCCAAGGATCCGCGCGACTTCGTGGCTCCCGATTACTCGGCGCTCGAAAAGGACGTCCTCGCCGTTGCCGAGTCCGACCTGCGTGCCGCCTACCAGATCACCAAGAAGGAAGATCGCTACGCCGCGGTCGACGCCGCCAAGGCCAAGGTCAAGGAACACTTTGCCCAGGCCATCGAGGACGGCACCGTTTCGGCCGAGGCTCTCGGCGAGGTCATCCACAACCTCCAGGCCAAGATCGTCCGCTGGAACATCCTGGATACCGGCAAGCGCATCGACGGTCGTGACCTCGTCACCGTCCGCCCGATCGTGGCCGAAGTCGGCATCCTGCCGCGCACGCACGGCTCGGCCCTCTTCACCCGTGGTGAAACCCAGGCCCTGGTCGTTGCGACCCTGGGCACGGGCGATGACGAGCAGTTCGTGGACAGCCTCGAAGGCACCGACAAGGTGAACTTCATGCTGCACTACAACTTCCCGCCCTATTCGGTCGGCGAGACCGGCCGCATGGGTTCGCCCGGCCGCCGCGAAATCGGCCACGGCAAGCTTGCCTGGCGCGCGATCAACCCGATCCGCCCGAAGGCCGAAGAGTTCCCGTACACGATCCGCGTTGTCTCCGAGATCACCGAGTCCAACGGCTCCTCTTCGATGGCCACCGTCTGCGGCACCTCGCTGGCGCTGATGGATGCGGGCGTTCCCATGAAGAAGCCGGTCGCCGGTATCGCCATGGGGCTCATCCTCGAGGGCGAGCGCTATGCAGTGCTCTCGGACATCCTGGGTGACGAAGATCACCTGGGCGACATGGACTTCAAGGTTGCCGGGACCGCCGACGGCGTCACCTCGCTCCAGATGGACATCAAGATCGCCGGCATCACCGAGGAGATCATGAAGGTCGCCCTCGGTCAGGCCAAGGGCGGTCGCGAGCACATCCTGGGCGAGATGGCCAAGGCCATCACCTCCAGCCGCGACAGCGTGGGCGAATTCGCCCCGCGCATCGAGTCGATCACCATCCCGACCGACAAGATCCGTGAAGTCATCGGTTCGGGCGGCAAGGTCATCCGCGAGATCGTCGAGAAGACCGGCGCCAAGGTCGACATCAACGACGACGGCACCGTCAAGGTCTCGTCCTCGGACGGCAAGGCGATCGACGCGGCGATCAAGTGGATCCGCTCGATCACCGACGAGCCCGAAGTCGGCCACATCTACCAGGGCACCGTGGTCAAGACCGCCGATTTCGGCGCGTTCGTGAACTTCTTCGGCGCCAAGGACGGCCTCGTGCACATCTCCCAGCTTGCCGACCAGCGCGTTGCCAAGACCACCGACGTGGTCAAGGAAGGCGACAAGGTCTGGGTCAAGCTCCTCGGCTTTGACGAGCGCGGCAAGGTTCGCCTTTCCATGAAGGTCGTCGACCAGGCGACCGGCAAGGAAATCGCCAAGGAAGAGACCCCGGCCGCCGAATAA
- a CDS encoding ArsR/SmtB family transcription factor yields the protein MLNQDPSLDLMFQALADPTRRSMVERLSRGPASVSELAKPLPISLPAVVQHLQVLEQSGLVRSEKVGRVRTCTLDSGALSLAEQWINDRRTQWVRRLDRLGDFLAANPEDDGERS from the coding sequence ATGCTTAACCAAGATCCATCCCTCGACCTCATGTTCCAGGCGCTCGCCGATCCGACCCGGCGCAGCATGGTCGAGCGGCTGAGCCGCGGCCCGGCCTCGGTGAGCGAACTGGCCAAGCCGCTGCCGATCTCGCTGCCCGCCGTCGTCCAGCACCTCCAGGTGCTCGAGCAGAGCGGGTTGGTCAGAAGCGAAAAGGTCGGGCGCGTGCGCACCTGCACCCTCGATTCAGGCGCACTGAGCCTCGCCGAGCAATGGATCAACGACCGGCGCACGCAATGGGTGCGACGCCTCGACCGGCTGGGCGATTTCCTTGCCGCCAATCCCGAAGATGACGGAGAGCGATCATGA
- a CDS encoding SRPBCC family protein has protein sequence MTTRSVTHATFTLRRTYPVPARRVFAAFADPKRKAAWFNGPEEWGPDEHSFDFRVGGRETSRGGPPGGVVHTFNAIYHDIVENERIIYSYDMHLDDTRISVSVATLELRPKDGGTELVLTEQGAFLDGFDDAGGREQGTRDLLDTLGDFLAREAADA, from the coding sequence ATGACGACCCGTTCGGTCACCCACGCGACCTTCACCCTGCGCCGCACCTATCCGGTTCCCGCCCGCCGCGTCTTTGCCGCCTTCGCCGATCCAAAGCGCAAGGCCGCCTGGTTCAACGGGCCGGAGGAATGGGGCCCGGACGAGCACAGCTTCGATTTCCGCGTCGGAGGCCGCGAGACGAGCCGGGGCGGCCCGCCGGGCGGGGTGGTCCACACCTTCAACGCCATCTACCACGACATCGTCGAGAACGAGCGCATCATCTACAGCTACGACATGCACTTGGACGATACGCGCATCTCGGTCTCCGTCGCAACGCTCGAGCTGCGCCCCAAGGATGGCGGCACCGAACTCGTCCTCACCGAGCAGGGCGCGTTCCTCGATGGCTTCGATGACGCCGGCGGCCGCGAACAGGGTACCCGCGATCTTCTCGACACGCTGGGCGATTTCCTAGCCCGCGAAGCCGCCGACGCCTGA
- a CDS encoding SRPBCC domain-containing protein, whose translation MLPTLPHHAPDRPRPSLTRSSFLLERDFPAPAAIVFAAWSSPACKARWFSIESQHRCLDFRVGGREFLYGRSSCGRRFTYEAVYREIVPDTRIVFSYDIRIEGRHGSSSLASLEISPRGEACAIRYCEQGIFLDGLDSPRGRFNGATLRLARLDGLFREKIT comes from the coding sequence ATGCTCCCCACTCTGCCCCATCACGCCCCTGACCGGCCGCGACCGTCCCTCACCCGGTCGAGCTTCCTCCTCGAACGCGACTTCCCGGCCCCCGCCGCAATAGTCTTCGCCGCCTGGTCCTCCCCCGCATGCAAGGCTCGCTGGTTCTCGATCGAGAGCCAGCATCGCTGCCTCGATTTCCGCGTCGGCGGGCGTGAGTTCCTCTATGGCCGCTCCTCGTGCGGACGGCGCTTCACCTACGAGGCCGTCTATCGCGAGATCGTGCCCGACACGCGCATCGTCTTCAGTTACGACATCCGCATAGAAGGCCGCCACGGCTCCTCTTCCCTCGCCAGTCTTGAGATCTCCCCTCGTGGCGAGGCTTGCGCCATCCGCTATTGCGAGCAAGGCATCTTTCTCGATGGCCTCGACAGTCCGCGCGGCCGCTTCAATGGTGCCACGCTGCGCCTCGCCCGTCTCGATGGCCTGTTCCGCGAGAAAATCACTTAA